Part of the Caulifigura coniformis genome, TGCCGGATCAGGGCCACGGCCCCGCGCGCCGTCGTTGCATAATCCGGTGGCATCGCCCCCTGTTGCAGCGAAACCGCGATCGAAGTGATCCCACTGATCGCCCCTTCCATCGCCGCGGCCACCGTCCCCGAATAGAGCACGTTGATCCCCACGTTCGCGCCGGAGTTGATTCCGCTGACGATCAGGTCCGGTTTCCCGCCGCAGAACTCCAGCACCCCCAGCTTCACGCAGTCGGCCGGACTTCCGTCGACCGCCCACCCGAAGTGCGTCCCGTCCGCATCGAAAATCTCTTTGACAAGGATTGGGTGCAGGTAGGTGATTCGGTGACTGACTCCGCTCTGCTCGACCAGAGGAGCCACCACCTGCACATCGCCGAGCGTCAGCAATTCCTTCTGAAGCGCCCGCAGGCCAGGTGCATGAATGCCGTCATCATTCGCAAGGAGGATCTTGAGGGGCTTCGACACGCCTTCCATCCATCATTCAGAGGCCATCCGTTTGACCCGCCGGACACTCCGTTGGTCCGCCGGTTCGGCAACTCGCAGAAGTGTGGAGCGTTCCGGGAAGCCGAACAAGTCAGCCGAACGGCCGAATGCCCGGCTTCTCCCAGTGTAGCGCCCCCCCACCTGCAGTGAGCGGCAAGGCGCTAGCCGCCGGTCGATCAACCATCGGCTCAAAAGCGCGGCTTCTCCCCCCAACAACAACCCGCGCCCTCAACCACCATCCCGGCCCCGCCCCTCCCAGCGCAGCGCCTCCCACCTGGAGTGAGCGGCAAGACGCTAGCCGCCGGTCGATCAACCATCGGCTCAAAAGCGCGGCTCCTCCTCCCAATAACAACCCGCGCCCTCAACCACCATCCCGGCCCCGCCCCTCCCAGTGCAGCGCCTCCCACCTGGAGTGAGCGGCAAGGCGCTAGCCGCCGGTCGATCAACCATCGGCTCAAGAACGCGACTTCTCCCCCCAACAACAACCCGCGCCCTCAACCACCATCCCGGCCCCGCCCCTCCCAGTGCAGCGCCTCCCACCTGGAGTGAGCGGCAAGGCGCTAGCCGCCGGTCGATCAACCATCGGCTCAAGAACGCGACTTCTCCACCCAACAATAACCCGCGCCCTCAACCACCATCCCGGCCCCAGCCCCCATCAGAAGCCGGGCTTTTCAGGCCCTTCGGAGACACGTTCTCGACGGCGATCCGCACCGGCCTAACCCGACCGAATCCAAACCGATGTCGCCCCCCAAACCCGCGCGCAACCGCACCCGAAGGATGGAGGGAACAATGAATACCATCACCACAAACCCGTCGAACAACCTCACCCGGACGCCCGTCTCCCCGAAACGGCCGACCGAAACAGCCCCCCGCCGTCCTCCCAATTTCCGCGCGGGGAAAGAGGGCATGGAACACGCACCGCCCCCCGACCCCGTTCTTCTTGGTTGCCATGTCCTCAATCCCTTGGAAGAACGACAACCCACCCATCCTTCTCCCCGCGCCCGGGCCTCCTCCCGAACAAAACCTCCGCTGCGGGGAGGAGGTGGCCGAAGGCCGGAGGAGGGGACTCAGAAAACCGGGTTCCTTCGACCTGAAGAATCGGTGGCCTTCACGTTCTGCCACCGCCAGTCGGCGAATGGATGCGATCTTCCGCCAACCGCTCCGGCACGGTCGCGTGTTCGGGCGACATCCTTCATGATGCGGGATTCCCACACGTTCTGGTCTCTTATGTCCGCGTCGAACCAAGTCGTTGAAATCCAGCCGGTCGCCGGTCCGGTGAACGGGAGCATTCGTCCCCCCGGCTCCAAGAGCATCACGAACCGGGCGTTCATTCTGGCAGCCCTGGCGAACGGACCAACCACGCTCGCCGGAGTGCTCGACAGTCAGGACACGCGCGTCATGGCGGAGAGCCTTCGACGCCTGTCTCTCAACGTCGAGCAGGATCTTGAGAGAAAAACGGCGGCCATCGAGGGGGCGGGCGGTGGCCCGCGTGCCTCCGCCGCCGATCTCTGGCTCGAAAACAGCGGGACCAGCATCCGGTTTCTGGCCGCTCTGTGTACGCTCGGCCAGGGACGTTTTCGGCTCGATGGCAACGCACGCATGCGCGAACGGCCGATTGGCCCGCTGGTCGACGCCCTCATCGGCTGCGGCGCGAAGATT contains:
- the surE gene encoding 5'/3'-nucleotidase SurE, which translates into the protein MSKPLKILLANDDGIHAPGLRALQKELLTLGDVQVVAPLVEQSGVSHRITYLHPILVKEIFDADGTHFGWAVDGSPADCVKLGVLEFCGGKPDLIVSGINSGANVGINVLYSGTVAAAMEGAISGITSIAVSLQQGAMPPDYATTARGAVALIRQLTEATPGRQTLWSINFPETAETPPKGVRISSMGFRRHAETIVKRTDPRGRPYYWSGIDPLKNHAMEPETDVKDLNERYVTVTPLHFDLTEMKLMQEFRGAELSLE